Proteins from one Corynebacterium epidermidicanis genomic window:
- a CDS encoding DedA family protein: MDLLRQLLDVQGILGDFGLLGLGTIVFAETGLLVGFFLPGDSLLFTAGMYSAAAEPFAPLWAVMLVVFVTAVVGNQLGWYIGYKTGPMIMRSKSVQRMGDDRVHKAEEFFAKHGAKAVLLGRFVPFVRTLVPVLAGVSEMPLKVFNTYNVLGGAVWAVIVPGVGHWLGGVEFIREHVNEIFVGAVALAFVPLLAQGLIRRIYRRSTAPRQ, from the coding sequence ATGGACCTTTTGCGGCAGCTGCTGGACGTCCAGGGCATACTTGGCGATTTCGGCCTACTCGGCCTAGGGACAATCGTCTTTGCCGAAACTGGATTGCTCGTAGGCTTCTTCCTGCCTGGCGATTCCCTGCTGTTCACCGCAGGCATGTACTCCGCTGCCGCCGAACCTTTCGCGCCCTTGTGGGCGGTCATGCTGGTGGTATTTGTGACCGCGGTCGTCGGCAACCAACTCGGCTGGTACATCGGGTACAAAACCGGGCCGATGATCATGCGGAGCAAGTCGGTACAGCGCATGGGCGACGACCGAGTCCACAAAGCTGAGGAGTTCTTTGCCAAACACGGCGCAAAAGCGGTGCTGCTCGGCCGGTTCGTGCCCTTCGTCCGCACCTTGGTGCCGGTGCTAGCCGGGGTGAGCGAAATGCCACTGAAGGTGTTTAACACCTACAACGTCCTGGGCGGAGCAGTGTGGGCCGTGATCGTCCCTGGCGTGGGACATTGGCTAGGCGGGGTCGAGTTCATCCGCGAGCACGTCAACGAAATTTTCGTAGGCGCAGTGGCACTGGCATTCGTGCCACTGCTAGCCCAGGGGCTGATACGGCGCATTTATCGACGCTCAACGGCGCCGCGTCAATAG
- a CDS encoding AbrB family transcriptional regulator, with product MRSTSVIRWLVVVPVTAILGALFSWLHVPAAWILAAIVASAGCAIYTEEELHVHPLVGNVARSMIAILAAAPIIAADPHQLLHFIVPGLIVAALTIGIGLAGGLILARSSAEISPETGITSMLPGGASLMPVIAQEVGADFRYVTLTQYLRVLCVAISLPLLVPLMDVPSGGVEHPAVFHSWQGYLTLIAIIIVGEPLGKLLRIPSPSILGPMILTILAAQFFSHPSALALPPEAKLVAFASIGWAAGGALSTTALKMFTKRLPATFVFIGVLMSSCALFAVPLHLWLGTSYFEAYLGTTPGGLETVLALADEFGAGPSVAALQVIRLISIVLVASYLPSIVRLLTRRR from the coding sequence GTAACGGCCATCCTGGGCGCACTCTTTAGTTGGTTGCACGTGCCTGCCGCGTGGATTTTGGCGGCGATTGTCGCCTCGGCGGGGTGTGCGATTTACACCGAGGAAGAATTGCATGTCCATCCGTTGGTGGGCAATGTCGCACGCTCAATGATCGCTATTTTGGCGGCCGCACCGATCATTGCTGCGGATCCCCACCAGCTCCTGCATTTTATTGTGCCTGGTCTGATCGTTGCCGCTCTGACCATTGGCATCGGTTTGGCTGGTGGCCTTATCTTGGCCCGCTCTTCGGCGGAGATTTCCCCGGAGACGGGCATCACCTCGATGTTGCCGGGTGGCGCGTCGTTGATGCCGGTCATTGCCCAGGAGGTGGGCGCGGACTTCCGCTATGTCACCCTCACTCAGTACCTGCGTGTGCTGTGTGTGGCGATTTCTTTGCCGCTGCTCGTGCCGTTGATGGATGTCCCCTCAGGCGGGGTAGAGCACCCAGCCGTCTTCCACTCGTGGCAGGGCTATCTCACGTTGATCGCGATCATCATCGTGGGCGAACCGCTCGGCAAGTTGCTGCGGATCCCGTCGCCGTCGATCCTCGGCCCGATGATCTTGACGATCCTCGCCGCCCAGTTCTTCTCGCACCCGTCCGCCCTCGCGCTGCCGCCGGAGGCGAAGCTGGTGGCGTTCGCCTCGATCGGTTGGGCTGCTGGTGGCGCTCTTTCGACCACCGCTCTGAAGATGTTCACCAAGCGGTTGCCCGCCACGTTCGTTTTCATCGGTGTACTGATGTCTAGCTGCGCACTGTTCGCCGTCCCGCTCCACTTGTGGCTGGGCACCTCTTATTTCGAGGCATACCTCGGCACCACCCCGGGTGGCCTGGAAACGGTGCTGGCGCTTGCCGACGAGTTCGGCGCCGGCCCTTCTGTCGCAGCGCTACAGGTCATCCGCCTAATTTCGATCGTGTTGGTCGCCAGCTACCTGCCATCGATCGTGCGGCTATTGACGCGGCGCCGTTGA